GTACATCACTTGAAATACAAGAAACAAATACATAATTTTTCCAGAAAACAGCCAAACCACCACTAAGACCTTCAGGAGGAACCAGAATCATCTGATCAAAACCCAAATACACCCCAATGTCACGAATATAATCATTCTTCTGCTTTGTTTCTATTAGGAACAACAAGTCTGGGAGATACAACCGCTGCATCTCCTTTAGACGTCGAACTGTCAGGCGTTTCCCCATGCCTCGACAGTTCCACACCTCAACTCTCATGGGACCTTTGGTGGAACCGGGCCCACCGCGCCTCTGTCAATAGTTGGGTCGATCTCATGGTCTGTTTCTTCACCATAGTCCCTCTGGATCTTGTTGAGAGTATCAGCCGCAGAGTTAGCACCATAATCCTCCACATCAAACTTGTCAACAATCACCACTCCAACCCGCAATTTCTTACTCCCACTATCATTTGAGACTCCATGCTTACGAGTGTATACTAGCTCCTttgatctctttcttttttcaaCCTTTGGCCGCTAGTTTCACCAGTTTCGACAGAAGTTCCATACAGCGAGATACTTCTATCAAACCTCCATTTTTCTTCCCCATCAACTTCAGCATGATCACTGTCTTCATGAAGATTCTCATCGTGCTCAACCGCTGCCATCTCACCTTGTTGAGGAGACCCTCCCGGTGGAGACTGATCTGCCACATTGATATCATGTTCCATGTTATCATTACCATCCAGAACCGGTTCAGCCCCACCCTCATCCATACCTCCACCTTCATTGTCCTCATCATCTGGCTCACTGTCATCTTGAAGATCCTCACCATTCGGAACACACTCCCCTGAGTCATGAATTATCATTCCACACGTTTCACAGAAGCCCCTTGGTCTTTCATACCGGAACTTTAAGAGAGTATTCACGCCAGGAGAGAACTGAAAATTCTTCTGGAATCTTAAGGGTTGAGCAAGATTCCAATTCAGTTGAACCCTAACGTACTCAACCGATGCATTAGCCTCCGGGTTAAAGTCAACCAGCATGACCTCGCCCATGATATCACCAATGTTTCTGATGACACCCTCAGTGAGATACTCCATAGGAATACCCCTTATCTGGACCCAGAACGGAATCTGCATCAGATCATTATCATCCATAGCAGGCGTCCACCGCTTAATAACCACCATACGATCATTGAAAGCCCAAAGACCCCGATTGAGAACTGACTGCAACAATTCCTCAGACGGGAACACAAACTGGAACTTCCTCCTTTCCACCAATCGGCCCGAGATGATCCCAGAGAGACCCCACATTCTAGGTAGGGATGTCATGAGAGCACGAATGTTCTGCTTTCGTTAAATTGTTGGGCGCCCCACCAGTGAAAATTGATTGACCCTTCTTGCTTCATTGCAAACCGTCGCCGACAAAGGCACcggttcatcttcttcatcatgtTAAGAATCTTAAGATGATTCAGTTTAGTTTGATTTGTTGTATGATTTTGGTATTTGTTTGAGTTTTGATGCTGTTATTTTGTGTAAGTCTGTTTTTAAAGTCGGATATGTACGGATTCTattgaattaatttttttgttaatacttaaggaaccaaaccaaaatcgttaatattttggttatttcggatataaccGGATCCGAACCGGATCCTACAGGTACCGAACCATATCTGAtccagaattttaaaatatccaaTCGGTAACCCGAATGCCCAGCCCTAATTCATACAAACCTCGCAGGCGTACAAAACATGTATTCAGACTCAGACACTGAGAGATTTATAATAACATTCAAAGGATAAAaccaatattttttcttaaaacattttcTCATTTAACAACAGTAACAAAAAGGAacaagagaatttttttttttttttatttgggatACGTAACAATAATAAAACGGTCAGTCAAATTTCTCCCAGTCTTGAGTTACATTAGCAGAAGGAGAAGCTGGAGGAGGAGGGTTCAAACTTCCAACACCGCTTCCGAATGTTTCCCACTCTGTGCTTACGGCTGCAGCTTTGCTCTGATCCACAAATGGGTTTGAACATCTTCCCTTCAACGTATCCACTGCCTCCTGCAACTTTTGCACTCTACGTACCTGCAACACGAAAATCCCACTAATCAAATCTATATCCCTGCCAGTTTACAACTAAATATAGAAAGAAGAAACATCTCAAGTGATTCAGTGGAGCAACAGCATGAACGTCACATATAAAACTCATTCCAAGGCCTCAGTAAGAGATATAAAAGTAACCTCTGCCTTTCGCAGTACTCTAGCTTCCCCTTCTGCCTCTATACCATCCAACTTGAGCAACTGCCTCATGAGAAGCTCAACAGTCATGTCAAACTCCTCCACCGCAACTTTCGTCCCTCCATTAACAGAAACTTCCAAAGCAAcaacctaattttttttcaaagcaCAATCATTCATTCCCCTTTTCCTCCTACAAATAGcaaaaccaacaaaaatatattgaatcTCTAAAACGCTCACCTTATCGGAGAGCTTATCGATCTCTCCTGAGACAGCTTTAACTGCAGCAATAGACTTAGCCATCTCTTCAGTCATCACTGGAGGCTGTTCAACTTGTTCCACTCTCTTCATAGGTTCCTCCACGAGGACAACCTTAGACCCATCCTTAACACCAGAAGCTTGCAGTTGCTCAGCGTCATCTTTCTCAACTCCCCTGAACAAGATCTTCAGATCAGCAGCCTCTAATCCAGTTTTCTGGACAAGGGCTTTCTTCACATCCCCTGTTTAACCACATCCAGAGTCTAAAGATCACAACTTTCAATTACACTAACACAACCCAGATAAGGAGTTTTCTCGTTTGTTCATTTGAGGTTTTACCGAAAGTGGCGTGAGCAGAGACGTGAAGATCGTGGTGCGAGGAGCCATGGGAAACGTTGATCCTGATGGCCTGGCCGAAAACGGCGGGATGTTGAGGGTCGGAGGAGGAGGCAGAGTCGTCTCTTCGTTGGACGAGCATACCACCAGGTCTCACTTCCCACTCCGAATCGTCGGTTGAGTTATTATTCATCGCCGTCGTCGGAGCAAGTAGAAATGGGATTAACCCCCCCCTCCCTTTTCGAGGACGAGGTTAGGGGTTTTCAACTTTTTGCTCAACTTTGGACCACAAACCAGAACCCGGTTCTAAATTTAGTAAACCGGACCAGATGGAACGGGACGGTCGGTTTATTGGTCGTACACTTAAAACTGAttgttggttgatttgaaatttgaagaaaaaggaGCGGCTCTTAGTCAGGACTTTGCTGGGCCAAGATTCATCATGATTCACGAGCAATAAGAGAGCAAACATAATGGAAAAGGTCATGACTTCAAATATATCAACTGAAATGGACTAATTGTTTACCATAAAAGAATTCAACTGAAAAGGACTAGTTTTGTAACCGAACATAGTTCATTGAGCACGTAGTGTAGTGGGTGGTTTGTCCCATATTTTAACATGGATCAAACGCTCTGGAGCTGACGGAAGTTGGAAACAGCAGCGACCAAACTCTAAAATGGTTTCGATCCCATTCGATAGTCTTGAATCATATCAGGCACTGAAAGACCATTCCAAGCCATGATATGCAAATATGAGTAACAATTGATACTAGCTGGTGATCAAGTACCACGCCAAGGGAGAAGTGCTGAGAGGGCCAATGCCACACGAATACTGAGgctaaaagattttaaaaaggcAACTCTTAAAAGAGGCTAAAGTGTCACCAGTCGTTTCAAAATCACACCACTTGAAATCTTCATAGCCAGAATCCCGTAGTTGGAAAAATAGATGCATCAAAAGAGTGTGTAACAACAAGTTCGTCGAATTGAACTAAACGGAAAACTCTAGAAAATAAGACCAAGGTCACACAGGCGTCTAGATAAATCTATTCTCTGtgcgaaataacaaaaatatacaacaCGAAGAGCCCAAGCAGTCACACACAAAAGAGTTTAATCTTTATTTGATCAAATATAACAAGAAAACAGATTAGCTCAAGCCTTGTGGAATCAAACAAAGCTCTAGTTTAGTGTAATCTCCTTTCTCCTCCTAACTCTTCAAAAGACTTAAACTCAAATCACTGTTTTTCCAGGAATATAAACATCCCTGATTTTCCACGAACtataatcaaaattatatatcttaaaacGAACAATAACCACCCAAAAAATACTCGAACTTGGAACACCTTTCAATAACCTGAAAACAATTTGAGGTTTCAACATCTAAGAAGCAACTTTAGCAGCCTCTTCACTCGCGTGGTTAGCTTCAATAatcttcttattcttctcaATCGCCGCCGCAACCTCCTGAGGCATATACTTCTCATCATGCTTAGCCAAAACCTCCGTCGCCGAGAAGAAACAATCAAGCCCCCTCGCCTTCCCGGAGACAGGCTTCGTCGACACCTCCTTCCTCACCTCATCACTAAACGGCTTGATAAAACCTTCAACCACAACAGAGTGGCCTTCCCTGAACAGATCAGGCAAGGAGCCTTTGTACCTCACCAGAATATCCGTAATCAGATCGGTGATCACGAACTCCATCTCCTGAGACGCCGCGGGCTGAGCCACGCTGCCTTCGAGGACCAGGCCCCCGagcctgaacttgttcttcgtCGGATTCGCCGCGAATTTCTCCATGGCGTCGGAGGGGGTTAGGTAGAAGACGAGCTGGTCTTGGAACTGGTTGAGGACGATCACCACGAAGCCCGCGATGCAGCTGAACGTTAGCGCGTAGGTCCATAGGCGGCGGTTCTGCATCTGGCGCGCTTTCGCTCCTATGTCGATCTTCTTGGGGCGGGCTGGGCCGCGGCGGAGGGTGGAGAGAGATCGGAGGAGGGTGTGGGAAGAGAGTCGCGAGAGATCTGGTGAGGCGGTGGTCAACGAGTGGAGGATCGTCGGCGGAGATTCGAAGATTTGAGGATGTCTTTGAGCAGATCGGAGGATCTGAGAACTCCGACGGAGCATGAATCTGGCCGCCATGTTCTCGTGGGGGAATCAGATTCCGAGAAAGTTCGTGAGGTTTATGGAGAAAGTGGCCGCCACTGACTATGGTCCACGTCACGAAACCTCTGCGTGGTTTAGAGGGTTGCTTGTATCGACTTATTTTGAccaatatttgatatatttggtTAACATAAGCACAGCCCAGTTGTTTGGTtcaagtaatttattttttcattagttttagttttcggttagattatgatttaattttcttcaaaattcaGATAATCTTTGTTAAATTTGGTTTTCGGTTAATTCAGTTAGTTCTTTTAATTCATACataattttggtttgatttggtaTAAATTGGTatgatttatgatttagttggGCCTTTTATTGAACTAGCCAACTACCAAACGAATCAATAACGGCCGTAGGAATAATGTTAGTTACTTATATGCAAACTTGCAAATAAAGAGGCATCAGGTACAATCAGTTCAATATTAATGTAAAGCTGGGTGACTTGTTGCCAACTTAAACCTAAATGAATTAGATCTACTTTGTTGGCTACGCTAAACTATAACTGAAATCCCTAGGAATCTTTGATTCGAGACTGAGATTGGCACGGTCATGACCTAAGTCGACCAGAACAATGATGATGAACATTCAGACATGGGTTTTGTGCAAAAGGACACAAATTGATCAAGTATTGTcctgctctgttttttttttctctacgaAGAAACTCTCCGAAACTCAAACATTACAAAGACCTGAAACTTCCCAAAATTCTTacgaaagaaacaaaagagagataGATCTCCTTCATTCTTGAGCAGTGCTACTTGCTTCCACTGGCTCAGCCTCAGTTGAGGCCTCTCCTGCCTTCTTCGCTGCTGCAAAAACACAATCATAAGCCGTcatgaatcttttttttatctcaacCATCAAGTAATGTTGATTTCATTGAGTCTGCAAAATTTATGTTCTTAGTTTCatacctttcttcttctttccaccacccttcttcttcttgataccCAAGGCTAACCACCCTTTGATCTCAGGGTCATCGATGGTCTTCGTAGGTTGAATCTCTTGAAGAGTATGTGAAGTGATCCTGTCTGATCCATTTGGCATCAGCAAAACTGTGAATTTAATCTGGGCAACAAAATCACCTGTTGAAGAAACAAAATACACCATGAGTCACGTTGCCAAGATTTATCACGTTGTAAGTATTTAATGGAGCAAAACCTTTTATCATCCTTACCAGGCTTCTCGTAGAGAACAGGATATGGCTGTAGATGACCATGGTTCACACACTCCACAAGTCCAAGACGTGCCCTCTTCTCCTCAAGTGACCTGTATTGATCGTATACACTCAAACAACATTAAAAAGCTgcaattatattaaaaagatataaaCGGCTTAACAAAGTACAAAAGACACCTTGCAGTGAATGGCATATGGGGGAACTTCTCTTTAATCTCGCTGATTATGAATCTGGAGGCCTTCATCTTCAACTGATAGTTAACAGCTGCATCCTTCTTGTAAACAGTTGTTTGCTTCTCGTCTAAAAGCTTTGGCTGCAAATTGAAAGTGTATGAGAACTATGGCAACTGAAGAAGCTTTGCAAATTGGTCAGCAAGATGTAATCAACAAAAAGCAAATTTACCTTGCCATCACCAGTGCTTGCCACAATATCTATTGCATAGACTTCATTCTCTTCAAACTCAGCATCATCGACTCTTGTTTCTGGAGTGGATACACTTAGGAAACTCTTGCTTGCATCTATCACGTTCTGTTTCATCTGGTGGGAGATAACCCCTTCCACAATTTTGCAGTCATAAGCTTCAGCCACCTTCTGAATAGCTTCAGTGACAGCATGGTTCTGCCAcaagaatataaaaaaatatatattcaattgTCTTGCTTGCAGCGCGTTGTAGGAATAAATAAGAAACAACCAAACTCAAAGGCAGTAACATTTTACTAATCCCAATATCAGAGTAACTACGACATAAGAGCCTCATGTGGATTTTTACTAATCCCAATATCAGAGTAACTATGACATAAAAGCCTCATGTGGATGTGAATCCATAGCATTCTTAGTAAATATTCATCCTTGGGGAAATGTAAATGAGAAAACTAACCAGACTCAGCAAAACCAATATCTTATTCTAGAAACACgagtgaaaaagaaaacaaaaacagtaAGATGTGTTGAGAAAAGTTGCTATCACTAAACCTACTAAAaactagaattaaaaaaaaggttCCCATCAGAGTAACTATGACAAAATATCCATAGCCAAAAATAAGAGTTTCATCATCTGGGGGTTTGCAAAACGTTATCAATCATTTAAAAAACCAACAACCAGCTTATAGTTTCAAACTTTCATGTAAGAGTAGCACCATATAGATAACTACTGGTTACCTTCTTCCCAGGACGTACGAGCCTCAAGGCAACTTCAGCGGCAGTATTAGCAGCTGCAATAACATCAGCTTTGCGTCCAGTAACGGGCCCTTCTTGGATAACATGTGTGTGGGCAACAAGAGCAATGAACCCATCAATATGACATCCCATATCACTGTAAATGGACAAAGCAAAAACAGCAAACAGACATAAAACAGTTGATTCGCAGAGAAACATCTAAAAGGGATAGAGACAAAACTTACATTTTGACCATATCACCCTCTTCCAACACAGTCTCGTCGCTGGCGAGGGGAGAGAAATGACCAACAGTGTTGTTAACGGAAACACACGTGGGAAAAGCGACGCCTCGATCAATCTTCTTCTTGACATTCTTGTACATGCTCCCTgcttgcctttttttttttcacatagaaaaaacacacacacatatgaGAGTAATGACATCTTAAAAAGACtatgaaaataaatactaaCTCATTGATAAAGGCGTCTCCCTTCTCGCAGATATCGACAATCTTAGCTTTTGGCTTGCATTCAGCTAAGACCACCTGCAACGCCTCTTCaatttccaaataaaaaaacCGTGAGTAACCTGaccgaaagagagagagagtatgcGTTCTTACTGTTGACGATCTCAGCGGCGCTCTTGTACTTGGTGACGACTTCAGGGGAGGTGAGATCCAGCTCCTTCTCGTCTCTCTCATCGTCTGAACTCATCTTTAGCGGCTCTCGAGGATTGAAACAGGAAGGAAAAGGTTAgggtttagagagagagaggtgtgaTTTTGGGTAAAATGAAAT
The window above is part of the Brassica napus cultivar Da-Ae chromosome C8, Da-Ae, whole genome shotgun sequence genome. Proteins encoded here:
- the LOC111206493 gene encoding cytochrome c-type biogenesis protein CcmE homolog, mitochondrial, with translation MAARFMLRRSSQILRSAQRHPQIFESPPTILHSLTTASPDLSRLSSHTLLRSLSTLRRGPARPKKIDIGAKARQMQNRRLWTYALTFSCIAGFVVIVLNQFQDQLVFYLTPSDAMEKFAANPTKNKFRLGGLVLEGSVAQPAASQEMEFVITDLITDILVRYKGSLPDLFREGHSVVVEGFIKPFSDEVRKEVSTKPVSGKARGLDCFFSATEVLAKHDEKYMPQEVAAAIEKNKKIIEANHASEEAAKVAS
- the LOC111206492 gene encoding BAG family molecular chaperone regulator 4-like; this translates as MNNNSTDDSEWEVRPGGMLVQRRDDSASSSDPQHPAVFGQAIRINVSHGSSHHDLHVSAHATFGDVKKALVQKTGLEAADLKILFRGVEKDDAEQLQASGVKDGSKVVLVEEPMKRVEQVEQPPVMTEEMAKSIAAVKAVSGEIDKLSDKVVALEVSVNGGTKVAVEEFDMTVELLMRQLLKLDGIEAEGEARVLRKAEVRRVQKLQEAVDTLKGRCSNPFVDQSKAAAVSTEWETFGSGVGSLNPPPPASPSANVTQDWEKFD
- the LOC106383955 gene encoding ERBB-3 BINDING PROTEIN 1-like isoform X2; protein product: MSSDDERDEKELDLTSPEVVTKYKSAAEIVNKALQVVLAECKPKAKIVDICEKGDAFINEQAGSMYKNVKKKIDRGVAFPTCVSVNNTVGHFSPLASDETVLEEGDMVKIDMGCHIDGFIALVAHTHVIQEGPVTGRKADVIAAANTAAEVALRLVRPGKKNHAVTEAIQKVAEAYDCKIVEGVISHQMKQNVIDASKSFLSVSTPETRVDDAEFEENEVYAIDIVASTGDGKPKLLDEKQTTVYKKDAAVNYQLKMKASRFIISEIKEKFPHMPFTARSLEEKRARLGLVECVNHGHLQPYPVLYEKPGDFVAQIKFTVLLMPNGSDRITSHTLQEIQPTKTIDDPEIKGWLALGIKKKKGGGKKKKAKKAGEASTEAEPVEASSTAQE
- the LOC106383955 gene encoding ERBB-3 BINDING PROTEIN 1-like isoform X1, yielding MSSDDERDEKELDLTSPEVVTKYKSAAEIVNKALQVVLAECKPKAKIVDICEKGDAFINEQAGSMYKNVKKKIDRGVAFPTCVSVNNTVGHFSPLASDETVLEEGDMVKIDMGCHIDGFIALVAHTHVIQEGPVTGRKADVIAAANTAAEVALRLVRPGKKNHAVTEAIQKVAEAYDCKIVEGVISHQMKQNVIDASKSFLSVSTPETRVDDAEFEENEVYAIDIVASTGDGKPKLLDEKQTTVYKKDAAVNYQLKMKASRFIISEIKEKFPHMPFTARSLEEKRARLGLVECVNHGHLQPYPVLYEKPGDFVAQIKFTVLLMPNGSDRITSHTLQEIQPTKTIDDPEIKGWLALGIKKKKGGGKKKKAAKKAGEASTEAEPVEASSTAQE